The DNA region atttcctcaacaaaataaaaatttgcatcattattgatttcttcattttgataaattacaaGAAATCAAGATGCTTCCACGATGGTTCTTACTATGGTGGGAATATTATGGACCCAAGCCTCTTCTTTTTCCTATCTCTCCGAAAAAATCTTCAGATTTTTGTTTCACAAAATGATTATCCACCATCCTTAATGCACTGTTCACCActcattctcttctttttcaaaacaaaattaaattggatTATGAAGTGGGAATATGTCATCAAACCTTATCCCTCTCTTAAAAACATTAAGTTTTTAACCCGCCAAGTTTCTATTAAATGGTAGAAAAAAtacaattatgatcatgttttaaaaatgatttcaaaAATCTCCAAAGCCCTTGAAGTTTTAGTACAAAGGAGTAGGTTTTAGGACCAATTAGCGTCCATTACAGCAAAAAGGACTTGAAGAAATTAGTTGAGGCCATGTCACAAGTCTCAAACAATAATGATGAAGAGGACCCACAACATCAAACTAGATTATCTCTATTACAACAACTGCATTATCACCAGTTCAACATACCTCTCCTTATCAACAGGCATCTCCTTCTCAAGACAACTCATCTTATCATCCATTACATTTGATGGACTCTTAAGATTTATTTGAATTGGAACTCGTAAATTATGACCCTCAGATTATGTGATTTTAGAACATTAttactctttcaattatttgataTAACAGATGTCAGAATTATTATCTCTTCAAAGGAAAAAGACAAGCAATTTCGTCCATTGTCAAGATTATTATCTACTATTCTTATcagattattttataaaactcaagACAAGAGTTATTAAAATTACTATACAAAATCACTATCCAAGAGTGACCAAGATCAAGACAAAAGAATCGAGACTATCAAAAAGGATAAAAGGCTTTGTATATGTTTGAACTATATCCATTATTAATTGCCAGAGTAAGAGAAGATGTCGGGCACATATTATTGATAATTACTATATTAGTGTCTATACatagatagtttgtaaataaggAAATGTATTCAGAAACATCCATTTATCTTATTCCTAATAAAAATTAggccataataataataataatcaaaagaGTTAGCAATAAATTATTTACTGGCGATTAGGGAGGACATCTCTGCTCGACTTGGTGGCTTGTGAGTGGTCTGTCTATATTTTGCATGTTCTTGTGGAGACTACTAACACCTTGAAAAGTCCAAGAAAATGACCAAAAAACAAACTGGGTCTATGGTACCAAATTTCCACATCATTGAAGGAAAAATAGACCAATTCTTCTAGGTACAcatgggtggtggtgggggggggggggggggggggtgagtgGTCTGTCTATATTTTGCATGTTCTTGTGGAGACTACTAACACCTTGAAAAGTCCaagaaaataaccaaaaaacaaaCTGGGTCTATGGTACCAAATTTCCACATCATTGAAGGAAAAATAGACCAATTCTTCTAGGTACACGCGGGTCGGGGGGGGTAAACGACTGCGTAcgtgtaataaaaaaattaaaaccaaaaaacaagaaaacaaaaaggaagagCAAAGTTTCTTCTTCGGCAAGAAGACCACCGAATGTAAAGCagatctctcttttctctttctcaaatCCTTTCCTTTaagatctctctctttctctctcttttttcttccaattctatcttttgggttgtgctagttttgtgttttttgactcaggattttttaatagatccatttgttgtgtttttttttttctagatatGTTCTGCAGTTTGACATCTCCCTcatgtattttggtttatttgtgaaacaaaatttcaagttttgccTTTTTAATGCTATTTTAACTTCATACCAAAATGCGAAAAAGATGCTTATGACTGGgaaatctcttcttcttctttttccttttttttttcttgcttttaatTCTAGTCTTAATATGAGTTTtgattttcaaatcattttgatGAAgagctattttctttttctcattcattCTTTCTAATAACGTTGATTCAGTGTGTGTGATTGTGGGTTAAGACCAAaacttgaaaaagaaagagaaaaaaaagaaaagggaaagggaAATGAAGATGGAGTGTGCTAATTTTGTTGAACTAGTGTGATACCAAATTACGTAGCTTTAAagattagaaagaaaaaaaaaaaaagaaaaaagaattacgCAGCTTTGTCGACAAGCAGTGGCAAAACTAGCAATTATGTTAGGGGGCCTAACTTTTTTTTACTGTTTGACACATTTATATAAAGACTAATGCTAGATACAATCGTGGGGCGTATAAGCTCTACacactccatttgaaaaaaaaaaaaaaaaaaaaggttcactattaaaataatttttttacatatgtactaaatttacctatttttttcaaaatgagtataaGAGACTTGCACATCCTAAAATTGTTAACATCATTTCTCATgcaaattaaaaagagattgaaaaatcttcaaaatataactacatataaaattatatctcaGTACTTTGCTATATgcatgtataaataaaattctaaacacaacttaatatttgttttagatTCTAACGATAATGttttatagaataatattcatctattattatttttgtaataaaatatttaaaatttattttgttcatATAAACTATCTAGGGATCTTTTAGAATCTCATATTTCGTTCTAGTATGTAAGCTGCTTTATCAGATTTCATgaaaaatttagatatttttgcATCACATTAAACACATAATGCTATAATTAAGagtttaaataaattcaattctTGCTTAATGAAGTCTAAAGgataaaatttcttaattatttttcatgtagatcatcgatcttaaataatttttcttatattttcactttgaattccatattgagaaactcaatattgtatattaaaaaactttggatctatattaataagtttcttatttctcctaaacttaattttaattttaattttagaggagtcacatccttaaaaataaataacatatagaaattaaacaaaagtttaggactataagaaaaaaattagatacgggcatttttagatatatagaaattttagaaaattttaaaaagtatatgaaaattataatttttttggagtattattttttatatctatataattatgtataaaatttaaaggatatattatgtttttaaaaacttttggaTCCCCAAAACGTGATCCGTCACTGTAGACGAGATTCACAAGCATGGACACAAGGTTAATTTGGTTATTTAAGTAAAACATTATCAATGTGCAGAGTGTCACAGCTTGAAAATTTGATGCGACTTGTAGGATGATTTGATAAATTCGTTTAAAGAACCATCGATATCACTGCACAATatggtttattaaaaataaaaaaattgaaattaatgtggcacgccgactgcatgccGCTTGCAGCAGGAgcttatctttaatattttttaaaaggaaaatactttgCCACAGCTGGTGGCTCTCACTGGGTCACTGctgggttttttttgttttttcttaatgattaagaaatttttttttaatattattataaatttgttatattttttaaaaatatttaaaagtattaaaaaataatttttttaaaaaaaaaaatttaagtctAGCGGTGACTCTAGATTATCCTTTTCAAAATAGGCAGCGAAGTCAACCCAGCTTGTCGTGTTCATCGGTCTTTATATCTTTTGGGAATTCGCGCTAATATTACAGATGTTCTTCTTTCCATCGTGGTGAAACTTGGGCTTGGAAATGAAAGGTTCGGAGATGGAGAAAACGCATCTGATGCTGGAGAAAAAGCTGCAGGAGGGCTATCTTGCCATGCCAAACCAGAAGCTGGATGTCCTTGATATCCTTAAAGCAGCTCCAACAATCTTTtccaagaatttcaatttcatcaTCTTCATCCTTTTCATTTCCctccctcttttcttcttcatggTTTACTACGAAATTTTCCTTCAAAGAACTCTGTCAAATATTCTAGACCAGTCTTATATACATGACTTACAATATCATCCTTGGTCAGGAGTAACGTCTGAAGTTACAACCGAATTAAGAACGACTTTTTCGCATCAACTGGTTCAACTTGGTTTCCTTTATCTGGTGCCCTTTCATCTTCTTGAGCTTTGCACAATGATTGTAACGGTGGATTTGGCATCAAAGATATACGCAGAAGATAGACCAATACTGACTCTGAAGGGGATGCTTTACAAACAGATTTATGGAGCAAGAATAAGAGGTACTTTTATCACATCCTCTTACGTTATTCTCTTATCAACTTGTAATCTGCTCGGATTACTATGGTTTGCAACAAGCTACCAAGTATTTTGGAGAACATCAGATTTACAGGTGCCGTTTCTACTGTTCTACGGACCAGTTTTCATAGCTTGGTAACTAAAATACTTGGAATGGAGTGCGGTGTGGAACGTGAGTATCGTCATTTCAGTGTTGGAGGGGACTTTCGGGGTTCGAGCAATGGCGCTTTCTGCTCGTTTTAATAGAGGCAGTGAGCGGCGTGGGCTGCTTTTGATGGctgttttctttgtttgggGACTGGGTTTAAGGCTGCCATGCCTCTATTTTGGATGCTATGAAGGAGAGATTATGGGAATTGTTGCACAAGTTGGGTTGTACTGCTTGGGGAATGTGCTGAAATGGGTGGTCTGCATGTTATATTTCTATGATTGTAAGAAGCAGACTCTAGAGAAGAAAGTTGATGTGGAAGCAGGGAGAGAAATCAAAGTCGTTGATGTATAATTACTGCAGCAAATACTCACAATAAAAGGAAATTGGTCGGTTGGATTTCCATTAATGTATGTAAACTTTGACGCGAATGCTTAGTAACTTGGTGAAAGAACTTGGATCTTGTAAAAGAGAATGCCTGTAGGTATTGGTTGTTCTTTTGGCTGTCTAGGAGGcggtcctctctctctctctctccctctctctctctctctctctctctctctaagcaaTCACACTCCGGTATAGCTTTGACATTGCctaaagatttttttagaaagaaaacatGATCGGTGTCAAAAAGTTTTATTGTTGATGAACATGAGCGACCATAAAGAACTTCTCATCTGGtgacattttttgtttttgtcaaCTTTTACGACCATGGTTCGGTTTGAACCTCTCTAATCTTTAAAGATCGCAGCTATTCCTTCAAGGCCCAATtctcaaaacaaacaaaaaaaagctagagagagagaaattcagCAAGGAAAATGTAGCCCTATTTGTAACAACTGAAATATAATAATCACACCTCAAGAAACAGAGGCGACTAATTAATGAGGAATGAGAATAATCGGTAAAACCATCCAAAATACTACTACTCTTTTCCCGACACTCAATTTAAACAACTTATTCCATGGTTCACTGCCAGATGAACCATTGTTGTGAAGCCATTCAACGGCACTCCACAACAGCAGCCACTTGTTCTATGAATTCTTGAAAGTTTCTTCAATTTGATTTCCTTTCAATCACCTTCTTCGCAAAGGATGGCAAACAGAAAGCCGCTGTATGaatctgaaaataaaaacaaaggcACATAAAGCAAATGAATAAGATGGGGGGAATAAAACAGAAATAAAGAGGTGTTTGGGATGAAGCAGAATCACACCTCTGGGTTGTAAAATTTCAAGGGTCCTCTGGATTTGTTATGACTGTCATTTGCATCTATCGAATTCACTGGGTGCTTGAAGTCAACAGGGGGCCCCTCGGTAGAACACAGCATAAAACCAATCACCCCACTGAAACACAAACATCGATAGAAGCAACATCAAACATCACACAAGCACATTTGCTCGCTGACCCGCACATAGAAATATCCAATGCAGATAATAACCACCATTAAAGGCCCAAACTGCTACCGCAGAATtggagatgaagaaattcaaagAACGACTTTACTGAAAATAAGGTGGTCTCCAAAATCACAACTTGCGCATTTTAAAGCTTAAGTATGATAAACTAGCAACTCAGTCTGATCCAAGAAGAAAACTCGATTATCCCTGCTAACGCACACCCAGGCAAATAcgctcatgcatgcatgcaaacaTAAACATGTATTCAGAAGCATATATCTCTTTGGGATGATTTTGTGGGGAGAAGAAGCTGGGCagagaaaattaattaagtttgAGAAAGTATACCTTGGGTATGTTGGCACCGTGGTCCATGCGTAGTTGACAGAGCCTTTAAATATCTGGCGACAGTTTGCCACAATGTCTTCAATTATGTGCATGTGAAGCCATATACTTTCTGCCTGAGTACACACAACTCCCCCAGGCCGAAGAGCCTTTGCTACTGATTCAAAAAAGGGCTTCTCAAAAAGCTCTTGTGCAGGACCTGATCAGATCAAAAGGAAAACTTGTTGATTCAAAGTACACTACTTATGTTCCCAGTGAGAAAAGGATTGAATGAAGCGATAACCTTACCTATGGGGTCAGAAGAATCCACTATAATCGCATCATAAGTTCCTTCAGGAGCAGCCTTCAAATATGCAACTCCTGGACCAGTATGAAAAAAACCATCAAAATTGATATTCGCAAAAATAAGGAATGCAAATGAGGAAGAAGAACAAGCTGATCATACCATCACCAATATGAAGATTCACTCGGGGATCCTCGTACCCAACTGCTACCTCAGGAAAATACTGTTTAGAAACCTGGTAAAGGtggaaaaaaatttaagagTATGGAAATAGTTGTTCCATGACGACTGAAAGTCCTCATGGTACATTGGTAAAAAAAACTTATAGGCTCTTACATTGGTAAAATAATCAGAGCTCACATATTCACAAGTGGATTCATTCTAGtgtgaaaagaaaatgtaaCAGTGACATATCCAACTAGCTATTTTCATGACCTAATGCTAGTACAAAagaataatatatgtttttccATCAAATTATTACTTACATCAACTACCATCTTAtcaatttcacaaatatcaatatGCTCAACAGATGAATGGCGAGACACTTCCCGCAGGACCCCACCATCTCCTCCTCCAATAACCATAACCtgagtggaaaaaaaaaaataatgagtcTGAAAGACTAGGcaacaaaaaatatacatatgctTATTGCCAATAATCAGTTCACTCTAACAGTGGGCACGTGTGTTAagtacaagaaaaagaagagtgaactgtatttgaaagaaaagtttgttttctttattttatgaatGTGTTTCCCTTCCTGTTTTCCTCTGCTGATAACCATCTGTAGTTTTTTCagtaaataaagagagaaaaggaggCCAAGAGAAGAAATGTGCAAGGGACCCTGAATGATTAACAAGGTTTATTGGACGTGTTGTCATTAGTTGCACCATTGTGATTGTCTTTTACATACTGTCGCTATCCTATGTTTAACAGTCCTCAGCCTTACTATATACAGAATATTGGCCAATCCACGGATAGAGCCTGGTGTGCCCTCTGTCTGTGGGCCTTCTCACCACCAGAGCTGAAAAACCTCTGTTCACCATGTATAACAGTACAAAGCACATTTACATACACCGAATAGATTATAATATGATGCATGGATCACCAAGGTCACTGAGGATCCAGCCTTAAAAGTGCTCATATGTTCTAATTAGCAAATAATCGACTGTCATGTGAAAGCATGTCAAGAAAATTCTGTCAATGGAAGCAATTCAAGTTATTTAGTCCCAAGATTATATGAAGACCTTCTTTGGGTTTGGGATTGAGCACAGTGGAAGGTGAGTGATCATTTCTTGATATGCGCATTCATCCCTTTCAGTGAGCTGAATCACCCCATCCAAAACAAGAACCTTTCCATATGTCGATGActgcaaaagaaaaaattgcaaGACCAGAGTTTTAAGGAAGATCATATACAGGTGGAAAATTTATGATTTGTACCTGAAAGACCATGACATTCTGATATTCAGATTTTCCTTGAAATAAGACCTTCTCAACCTTCAAGGAGTGTGCCTCACCTGCATTGTATCAGGCAGCTCAGATTCAATTAAACAATTAAAGAGTATGATTTTGAAGAAAAGGATGTCAATTAAAAGAGAATACAAAATGcactattattcaaaaacaaaaaacagtaCCAGGACTTCAGTTTCATAGACATTATAAATGTGAAATAACCACAGATACGTATGTTTGTGGGGTATATTGGCTCACAAATCTAACATCATCGTTGGCTGAAAATCTAACATCATAGTTGACAGGTTCACTCGTCAAACAAGCAAAATACTCGGACCAAATAACTCTCCACCCCTTCACTCACAAATCAATATGTCTAGCAATGATTgatatctaaaataataatatttaactaCACATCATTCAGAACCCCAAACTTTAAGAGAAgatcaaagaaaattaaaatctgCCCAAAAACAGACACGACCCCTGGGAATTATTTGATTGCTAAAGAAGGTGCCACTTGAGCTAGTGTTAGTTAGCCACAACCCACGGATATAGACTCCTAAATTAAAGAGGGCACAGTGATACGtggcaaaaaaataattatcataGGCGTTATTTCGAGGTGAACTAAGCAATGCTCATAGAGAAAACAACTAAACAAGCATGAACACGAGTAcgaaacaaataataaaactatGTATACATTCTCTAATCATATTATGAagccaaaacaaaaaagttCCGGAGGCAGATTTGACAAACACTCATCGAACTAAGCCTAAAAACCACATTAACACGCACCCACATCACCAAGCATACACATAACTACGTATGCGGAGAAATAGTAAACAAAAGACCAATAACGAATTCAAAATATGCCTGctcagaaaacaaaaatgaacaATTCCTTCTTGGTCGCCGAGAATCGataaagatgatttttttttccttaaaaataaaaaaaaagaaaagtcacTTCTGTTGCCGCAGtttctcaacaaccaaacacataTATAATAGGAAACGCAGATAGGATTTTTTTAGGGGGAGGAGGGGCGCAGAAACAGTGAGAGAGTGAGAAAACCCACCAGGCCACATTGGGCTAATCTCAGAGAACCACCCAGGAATCACAGAGGATATACAATCAGGCTGCTCCTTGTTCCCCTCCAGCTCGATGGAGGACAGAGTGGAAGCAGAGACTCCATTACTAtgttcctcttcttctctcgGCCTCTTCATGGGAGAATCCGTGGACCCAGAAACACCCTCTTCGGCCATGGCTTTCTCGCTGTCGCTAACGCCCACGCTCGCGGAAACCCCAAGCACGGCGAGAGAGAAACGAGCCGCTTTGTACTGAACAGAGGCCGCACAATCTTGGTCTTCCTCCGTTCgactttataataataattaatactaaataattagtaaagaaaataaagaaaagaaattaaaaagaaaaaaggaagagaataaTTGTGTATTTGCGCAGCAGCAAGAATCTGCTCACGGAGGACGGCGGACGCGTCTATCGAATATGAACACCTTTGAATAAAGTGTGCCAAATAGTTTGATTTGATTCGTTCACAGCAGTTCCTCTGGCCACTTGGTTACCCTACTTACGACTCTGCCTGTTAGTGCAATAATTGcatgaaaatattgtaaaaaatccTGTCTACTTATCATTTTTCATCGCCAGTAATTCAAATAAGTAACTTGATAACGGGAGTGAATAGTGGATAGATAAATTATAGTAAAGTGCTAGGACAGTCGTTGTATGCAAACGGCATACAGTCGGCTGACGTGGTATTATGCCACGTCAgctgttataaaaaaaaaaacaaaaatgcgaGAAAGATAAAACTATGAAAGCTTCTTCTCCAAATCTCTGTAAAACACACTTTGTTTCTGAGATGCTTCTTGCATTTGGAGCGATCAAGGATCATTTTTTTACAGTGTTAGTGGTGGTTTGAGATCATGCAGTTAGTTCACATtgtgcttt from Carya illinoinensis cultivar Pawnee chromosome 6, C.illinoinensisPawnee_v1, whole genome shotgun sequence includes:
- the LOC122313684 gene encoding spermidine synthase 1, with the protein product MAEEGVSGSTDSPMKRPREEEEHSNGVSASTLSSIELEGNKEQPDCISSVIPGWFSEISPMWPGEAHSLKVEKVLFQGKSEYQNVMVFQSSTYGKVLVLDGVIQLTERDECAYQEMITHLPLCSIPNPKKVMVIGGGDGGVLREVSRHSSVEHIDICEIDKMVVDVSKQYFPEVAVGYEDPRVNLHIGDGVAYLKAAPEGTYDAIIVDSSDPIGPAQELFEKPFFESVAKALRPGGVVCTQAESIWLHMHIIEDIVANCRQIFKGSVNYAWTTVPTYPSGVIGFMLCSTEGPPVDFKHPVNSIDANDSHNKSRGPLKFYNPEIHTAAFCLPSFAKKVIERKSN